GCCATACTTTCGTTTTCCCAAGCCACCAGCACATCTGGCCTGGGTTCTTCGGGTAAGCCATAGAGTCTTTCCAGGGCTACCATCACCCGATCCAGATTAACTGCAAAGCCAGTGGCTGGCATAGGATAGCCATAGTTGGCCAACAGTTGGTTATATCTGCCGCCACCACAGATGGGAAAACCCATGGCCACGGTATAGCCCTCAAAAACTAAGCCAGTATAGTAATCCAATCCCCTGAGCAAGCCTAAATCTAAGGTAATATATCTCTCCACTCCGTAACAGCTCAGTCCCCTGTATAGTTGACGCAGATTTAGCAGGGCATCGGCGGCTGGACCTTCGTGGGCCAATTCCTTAGCCTTATCTAAAATCTCCGGCCCTCCCCGCAGTTCAATAAGTTCCAAGGACCTTCTGGCTTCCTCCGGGGTAGCGGCATGGGCGGACAGGATTTCCTCCACTCGGACAAAGTCCTTATTGCCCAGGGCATCCTTTAGGTTTTGAGCTGCTTCCGCCGGTAAATCCAACTGCTTTACCAAACCATGAAAGATTCCCACGTGACCAATGCTGATTTGAAAATCCCCCAGGCCGGTTTGTTTGAGGTATTCCGTAACCAGGGCTACCGCTTCGGCATCGGCCTCAGGGGAGGATGCTCCCATTAATTCTACGCCGGCCTGATAAAACTCCCGCTGCCGGCCCACCTGGGGCTGCTCGTAGTTAAAAACATTGGCTAAGTAAAAAAGTCTCAGGGGTGGGGTAATACCTTTCATCCTGGTGGCCACCAAACGGGCCATGGGACGGGTCATGTCCGGGCGCAGAGCCATTAGATGCCCCTGCCGATCTAAAAATTTAAAGAATTTGTCTTCCTGTATTTCTTCTGAAGCCAGGTTTTCCATATATTCGAAGGTGGGGGTAACCACTTCTTTATAACCCCAGCCTTCCACCAGGCTGACAAATTGAGCCTTTAAGTTACGCATTAGATGGGCTTCCGCAGGCAAGACATCTCTTACCCCCGGAGCCAGTCTACCAAATCTGCTGGATGTCATGGCATCACCTCTTACTATTCTGAAATATCATCTGCTAAGGGACTGGGGTCCGGTAATCTGCTTAACACCAGCTTATAGCCGTCGGCACCATAATTCAAACAGCGTTTTACTCGACTAATGGTGGCGGTACTGGCACCTGTTTTCCCCGCTATTTCACCATAGGTACAATTGGCCTCCAGCATCTTAGCCACTTCCAAACGCTGGGCCAGCGATTGCAATTCAGATACTGTACATATATCCTCAAAGAATCGATAGCATTCATCAATATTCTCCAGGGTGAGTATAGCCTCAAAAAGTCGATCGTTGAGAGGCGCTTTTAATTTGCCGTTATAACCCAAAGGAAATCCCTCCCTATACCTTATATTATGACCAGGAAAAGCATTCCCCATCTTTATCATGTACCCCTTTTCGACGTTAACAAGCTAAATCCTTTATTATTTTATTGCTTTAAAGAAACAAAATTGCCGGTTGTTTGAAGTAACAACCGGCTCATGATAGTTTATCTATTGAGTTTAGTATATATAATTCCCCGTCACATGTGAATCCCTTTTGGGAGAGGAGTCTTTTAACCTCCTCTCGGGAATCAGCAAAGGCGGAGGATACCTGAAACCCTACCTATGCACAGCCTTTCGCCCTATATCCTTGCGGTAGTGTGCCCCAGCAAAGTGAATAGCTGAAACACCTTGATAAGCCTTCTTGATGGCCTCTTGAATGTCTTTTCCGGTGGCGGTTACACCCAGCACCCGACCGCCGGATGTTACCACCTGGCCATTTTTATTGGCAGTACCGGCGTGGAATACCACCACTCCTTCAGGAACTTCGTTCAGGCCGGTAATTACCTGACCCTTTTGATAACTGCCAGGATAGCCTGCCGCAGCCATCACCACACAAACTGCTGCTTCGTCCCGCCACTTGACCGGTTGCTCTGCCAACCTGCCTGCTAAAATGGCTTCAATTATGTCCACCAAATCCGTTTCCAGCAGACTTAATACCGGTTGGGTCTCGGGATCGCCAAATCTGGCATTAAACTCCAGTACCTTGGGTCCCGTTGCTGTTACCATCAGGCCTGCATATAAAACTCCCCGGTAAGGCCGGCCCTCTGCTGCCAAAGCCTGCACAGTGGGGTGAAGGATTTCCCGTTCCACCACTGCTGCCAATTCCGGTGTATAAACCGGTGCCGGGGCATAGGCACCCATACCACCGGTGTTAGGACCGGTATCGTTATCCCCCACCCTTTTATGATCCTGGGAAGCCACCATAGGTACAATGGTTTCCCCATCCACAAAGGCCAGTACACTGACCTCTTCTCCTTCTAAATACTCTTCAATTACCACGCGATCCCCGGCTTGACCAAAGGCCCGCTCGGCCATAATAAAGTCCACCGCTGCCAGAGCAGTTTCTTCATCCATGGCCACAATGACCCCTTTGCCCGCTGCCAATCCATCTGCCTTAATTACACAGGGAGCGCCATATTGCTTGACATAAGCCCTGGCCTCTGCCGCATCATCAAAGGTGGCATAACGGGCCGTGGGAATATTGTATTTAGCCATAATATCCTTGGCTAAAGCTTTACTGCCTTCAATTTCAGCCGCTGCTCGGGAGGGTCCAAATATCTTTAAGCCCTGTTGCTGAAACAAATCTACAATACCATTGGTGAGAGGAATCTCCGGTCCCACCACGGTAAGATCTATTTGTTCTTGTTTGGCAAAGGTCAACAGCCCTGGTACATCCTCCGCCTGGATATTGACACAGGTAGCCATTTGGGCAATACCAGAATTACCCGGTGCACAGAATATTTCTTTCACCCGCTGACTCTGACGCAGTTTCCAGACCAGGGCATGCTCTCTGCCACCGCCGCCCACCACCAATATTCTCAATTAAATTCACTCCTAATGTTTAAAGTGCCGAATGCCGGTAAAGACCATGGCTATGCCATGCTCATTACAAGCCTGGATAGATTCTTCATCTCTGATGGAACCACCGGGTTGAATAATGGCTGTGATGCCATGCTTGGCTGCTTCGTCCACCGTATCCCGGAAGGGGAAGAAAGCGTCACTGGCCAGCACGGAACCTGCGGCCTTGTCCCCCGCCTGCTGGTAAGCAATGCGGGCGGAACCCACCCGGTTCATTTGCCCGGCACCCACACCGATAATCTGGCCATCTTTGGCCAAAACGATGGCATTGGATTTCACATGTTTAACCACGGTCATGGCCAGCAGCAGTTCCTTTAATTCCTCCGGGGAAGGTTGCCGTTCAGTTACTACCTTTAATTCCTCTGGGTTAACAACAATCCTATCCACCTGCTGCACCAATAAACCGCCGTTAACCTTCCTTACCTCCAACAGATCCGAGGTCTGCTGGCTGAGGTCGCCGGTTTTCAGCACTCTGAGATTAGTCTTTTGCCGCAAAATCTCTAAGGCCTCCGGGGTAAAGTCCGGAGCAATAACAGCCTCCAGGAATATTTTAACCATTTCTGCAGCCACTGGGGCATCCACTTCTCTATTAAAAGCCACAATACCGCCAAAGGCAGAAACCGGGTCTGCCTCTAAAGCCTTTAAATAGGCAGCCAGGGGAGTTTCGGCCACGGCCGTACCGCAGGGATTATTATGTTTAATAATCACAGCACAGGGATCTGTAAATTCCCGCACCAATTCCAAGGCACTATTGGCATCCAAAATATTGTTATAGGAAAGTTCTTTGCCGTTAAGCTGCTGGGCATTGGCAATACAGGGGCCGGTAATTGCCGGATCCTTATAGAAAGCAGCCCGCTGGTGGGGGTTCTCCCCGTAGCGCAAGTTTTGCGCCTTCACCAGTGAGATGTTAAACTCCGCTGGGAACTCCTCCCCACCCATGACGCCGGAGAGGTAGTTGGCAATGGCTGTATCATAGCTGGCTGTGTGGGCAAAGGCTTCCCGTGCCAATGCCAGGCGCAGGTCTGCCCCCAGCTCACCCTTCTGCTGCAGTTCCGCCAATACTTGATCATAGCGGGCAGGGTTGACCACAATACCTACATAGGCATGGTTTTTGGCCGCTGCCCGCACCATGGTAGGTCCGCCGATATCAATGTTCTCAATGGCCTCAGCCAGGGTAACTCCGGGTTTTGCGATGGTTTCACGGAAGGGGTAAAGATTGACCACCACCAGGTCGATGGGGGTAATGTTGTGTTCCTGCAGTTGCTGCAGATGTTCTTCGTTGCGCAGGGCTAAAATGCCGCCGTGGACCATGGGGTGCAGGGTTTTTACCCGGCCATCCAGGATTTCTGGGAAGCCGGTGACATCGGAGATATAGGTAACAGGTACGCCGGCTTCCCGTAGGGTTTTGGCTGTGCCGCCGGTGGACACAATCTCTACTCCCAGGGCAGCCAGACCCTGTGCAAATTCTATCAGGCCTGTTTTATCGGAAACGCTGATTAAAGCCCGTTTTATCACAAGTACCCCGCCTTTCTTAACAATTTTGTTTTTCTTTTCTCTTTTCAATGAAGGGTTAGTGCCTCGGGCACAAGATTATCCACCGCTCTGCTCCGTGCTTCGCGTCGATAACACTAGGGCTCACTCCAGGCGAAATGGGGGTCGCCTCAATTCAACTTCCTGTTTCAGTTCGGCTAGCGCGCACGTCCTGTGCGCGCTCCCCCCATTTCGCCTTGCGTTCGCCAAGTGTTATAACGACACTCAGCAAGTCGTTCGCTATGGATAATCTTGTGCCCCTTGAGGGTATCTTGTACCCTTTAGGGTATCTCGTGCCCTTTAGGGTATCTCGTGCCCTTTAGGGTATCTCGTGCCCTTTAGGGTACACCATACCCTGCGAAGCATTTATTTTTCGTACATAAATGCATTTATTTTTTTACTTACATATAAGTAAGCCGCTCTAGTTACTCTTTATCTTTAACTAACACCCGCCGCCCCTGTATCTCTAATCTACCTTCGGCGAACAGCTTGATGGCTGCGGGATAAAGTTTGTGTTCCTGCTCCAAGATTCTGGCAGCCAGGGTTTCCTCTGTATCGTCATCCAACACCGGTACCGCTGCTTGCAAAATAATGGGGCCGGTATCCATGCCTTCGTCCACAAAATGAACGGTACAGCCGGAAATCTTCACGCCATAATTCAGGGCGTCCCTTTGTCCGTGCAGCCCTGGGAAGGATGGCAGTAGGGCCGGGTGAATGTTCATAATTCGGTTGGGGAAGGCCTGGAGCAGTGGTTCACCAACTAAACGCATATAACCAGCCAGACACACTAACTGCACCTGGTATTGTTCCAGCAAACGCACGATTGCCTGTTCATACTCAGCCTTACTGGCAAAATCCTTGTATACCACGCTGTAAGCGGCAATTCCCGCACCTTTGGCACGTTCCAAAGCATAAGCCCCGGGCTTATCACTGATGACCACCACCACTTCGGCCGGCAGTTGCCCGGCCGCACATTGGTCCATGATGGCTTGTAAATTGGAACCCCGTCCGGAGGCTAGGACACCGATCCGTAGTTTGTCCATGACACATAACTCCTTAAAATTGGCCGTCAGCCATCAGCCTTCAGCCATCGGCTTTTTTAAACCACCACTAAGCAGGCAGACTAGCTATTCCATATGTGAAGGGGAGCGTTCGGATGCCCTCTCCAGATAATAATTAATCTAGTCGCAAGAGCGTAGCGTTGGAATTGCTAGGCTGCCAGCGTCATTATAGCAATAACCCTGACAATTCTAAGCTCCGATATACTCCACCGCCGGGCTACCCTCTGCCACTTTACCGATCAGGTAGGCCTGCTCTCCCTGACTGGCCAACTCCTGCCTAATACTTTCTGCTTCCGCCGGAGGAACCACCAGCACCATACCGATACCCATATTAAAGGTACGTAACATTTCCGCCTCGTCCACCTGACCAATTTGTTGAATTAACTGGAATATCGGCAGTACCGGCCAGGTCTTTCTATCCAATACCACCTTTACCCCGGCGGGCAGCACCCGGGGAATATTTTCGGTCAGCCCGCCACCGGTGATGTGAGCCATACCCTTGATAGTGTATTTAGCCAGTAAAGGAAGGACAGCCCTGACATAAATTCTGGTGGGAGTAATTAATTCCTCCCCCACAGTCCGCCCTAAGGCTTCTACGTAGGAAGTAACCTTATAACCGGCCACTTCCAGCAGGGCTTTGCGAGCCAGGGAATAGCCGTTACTGTGCAGCCCCGAGGAGGGTAAGCCGATCACCACGTCTCCTGCCTCAATGGTGCTGCCGTCAATAATTTTTTGTCGATCCACCACACCCACGGCAAAGCCGGCAATATCGTACTCATCCTCACCGTAAAAACCGGGCATTTCTGCCGTTTCTCCACCAATTAGGGCACAGCCCGCCTGGCGGCAGCCTTCGGCCACACCGCCAACGATATCCGCTACCCTTTCCGGCACCAGCTTGCCCACGGCTAAATAATCCAAGAAAAACAAGGGTTCTGCGCCTTGCACCAGAATATCATTAACACACATGGCCACTGCATCAATGCCAATGGTATTGTGCCGGTTGGTCAGCTGAGCCACCCTCAGTTTGGTGCCCACTCCATCGGTGCCGGAAACCAGGACCGGCTCTTGATATTTCTTAACATCCAAAGCAAACAGTCCGCCAAAGCCGCCCAGATCAGCCAGTACTCCTGGGCGAAAGGTACTGCGTACCGCTTGCTTCATTAACGATACCGCTCGATTGCCGGCTTCTATATCTACCCCCGCACTGGCATAGGTGAGGGGCTGGATTTTCTTGTCAGTCATCATACACTCCCCTATTCCAGAATGTACTTACCGCCATCCTTAGATTTTGGTATTTCTACGGGGTAACTGCCATCAAAACAGGCTGTGCAGAAACAATTTTGTTTAGGTGCAAAGATATCCAAAAGACCATCTTTGCTCAGGTAATGCAGACCATCAGCCTGAATTGTCTTTCTAATCTCTTCCAGAGGTTTTTGGGCAGCGATCAGTTCCTGCTCATCGGAGGTGTCTATGCCGTAATAACAAGAACGCAGGACCGGTGGTGAACTGATGCACAGATGTACTTCCTTGGCTCCCGCTTCCCGCAGCATAGCCACCAACTTCTGACTGGTGGTACCCCGTACAATGGAGTCGTCCACCATGACCACCCTTTTACCCTCCAACACCTCACGGATGGCATTTAATTTTAGTCGGACACCAATCTCACGCATTTGTTGGGTGGGTTGAATAAAGGTGCGGCCAATATAGCGGTTTTTCATTAATCCCTCTTCAAAGGGAATACCTGCTTCCTCAGCGTAACCCCGGGCTGCCGCCACACCGGAATCCGGTACAGGAATGACAATGTCAGCTTCCACCTGATATTCTCTGGCCAACTGGCGGCCCATTTCCCGCCGTACCCGGTTGACATTGAAACCGTCCATGGTGCTGTCCGGGCGAGCAAAGTAAATATATTCAAAAATGCAATGGGCTGGATTCTTGGCCCGCAAGCCCTGGGTAGAGCTCAGACCATCCCCATCTATCCGAATAATTTCTCCGGGCTCAAGATCCCTGATAAAGGTAGCGCCTACCGTAGTTAAGGCACAGGATTCCGAAGCCACAACATAGCCTTGTCCTAAACGCCCCAGGCATAAGGGTCGGAAACCATGGGGATCCCGGGCGGCATAGAGGGAATCTTCGGTAATCACCAACAGAGAATAGGCGCCTTTGACATCTATCATGCATTTCATTAAGGCTTCTTCCAAGCTATTGGCATTGTAGCGAGCAATTAGGTTCACCAGCACTTCACTGTCGGTGGAGGACTGAAAAACCGAGCCACTGTAAGCCAACTGGGAGCGCAATTCGCCAACATTGGTTAAATTGCCGTTGTGGGCCAGACCGATCATGCCCTTGGCATACCGAAAGACCAGGGGTTGGGCATTAAGGGGTTGGCTGCCGCCGGTGGTGGAATAACGCACATGGCCAATGGCCACATGACCGGTTAACTTGTCCAGGCTGTGGCCGGTAAAAACCTCTGCCACCAGCCCCATGCCCTTTTGTAATTCCACCCTTTGACCATTGGCCACTGCTATGCCGGCACTTTCCTGTCCCCGGTGCTGTAAAGCATAGAGGCCATAGTAGGTTAGTTTAGCCACATCCAGACCGGCACCATAAATACCAAAAACGCCACATTCCTCCACTGGCTTATCCGGTAAGACAATGGCCTCTACTGCCGCATTAGACATGGTATCGCCTCCCGCCAGGTTTCTGCC
This region of Desulforamulus ferrireducens genomic DNA includes:
- the hisZ gene encoding ATP phosphoribosyltransferase regulatory subunit, with amino-acid sequence MTSSRFGRLAPGVRDVLPAEAHLMRNLKAQFVSLVEGWGYKEVVTPTFEYMENLASEEIQEDKFFKFLDRQGHLMALRPDMTRPMARLVATRMKGITPPLRLFYLANVFNYEQPQVGRQREFYQAGVELMGASSPEADAEAVALVTEYLKQTGLGDFQISIGHVGIFHGLVKQLDLPAEAAQNLKDALGNKDFVRVEEILSAHAATPEEARRSLELIELRGGPEILDKAKELAHEGPAADALLNLRQLYRGLSCYGVERYITLDLGLLRGLDYYTGLVFEGYTVAMGFPICGGGRYNQLLANYGYPMPATGFAVNLDRVMVALERLYGLPEEPRPDVLVAWENESMAQALATASELRKSGLKVVTALFEYPPGKAKAEARTLGATSVIYFYADGNKEEISV
- a CDS encoding YerC/YecD family TrpR-related protein, encoding MGYNGKLKAPLNDRLFEAILTLENIDECYRFFEDICTVSELQSLAQRLEVAKMLEANCTYGEIAGKTGASTATISRVKRCLNYGADGYKLVLSRLPDPSPLADDISE
- the purD gene encoding phosphoribosylamine--glycine ligase yields the protein MRILVVGGGGREHALVWKLRQSQRVKEIFCAPGNSGIAQMATCVNIQAEDVPGLLTFAKQEQIDLTVVGPEIPLTNGIVDLFQQQGLKIFGPSRAAAEIEGSKALAKDIMAKYNIPTARYATFDDAAEARAYVKQYGAPCVIKADGLAAGKGVIVAMDEETALAAVDFIMAERAFGQAGDRVVIEEYLEGEEVSVLAFVDGETIVPMVASQDHKRVGDNDTGPNTGGMGAYAPAPVYTPELAAVVEREILHPTVQALAAEGRPYRGVLYAGLMVTATGPKVLEFNARFGDPETQPVLSLLETDLVDIIEAILAGRLAEQPVKWRDEAAVCVVMAAAGYPGSYQKGQVITGLNEVPEGVVVFHAGTANKNGQVVTSGGRVLGVTATGKDIQEAIKKAYQGVSAIHFAGAHYRKDIGRKAVHR
- the purH gene encoding bifunctional phosphoribosylaminoimidazolecarboxamide formyltransferase/IMP cyclohydrolase; its protein translation is MIKRALISVSDKTGLIEFAQGLAALGVEIVSTGGTAKTLREAGVPVTYISDVTGFPEILDGRVKTLHPMVHGGILALRNEEHLQQLQEHNITPIDLVVVNLYPFRETIAKPGVTLAEAIENIDIGGPTMVRAAAKNHAYVGIVVNPARYDQVLAELQQKGELGADLRLALAREAFAHTASYDTAIANYLSGVMGGEEFPAEFNISLVKAQNLRYGENPHQRAAFYKDPAITGPCIANAQQLNGKELSYNNILDANSALELVREFTDPCAVIIKHNNPCGTAVAETPLAAYLKALEADPVSAFGGIVAFNREVDAPVAAEMVKIFLEAVIAPDFTPEALEILRQKTNLRVLKTGDLSQQTSDLLEVRKVNGGLLVQQVDRIVVNPEELKVVTERQPSPEELKELLLAMTVVKHVKSNAIVLAKDGQIIGVGAGQMNRVGSARIAYQQAGDKAAGSVLASDAFFPFRDTVDEAAKHGITAIIQPGGSIRDEESIQACNEHGIAMVFTGIRHFKH
- the purN gene encoding phosphoribosylglycinamide formyltransferase — encoded protein: MDKLRIGVLASGRGSNLQAIMDQCAAGQLPAEVVVVISDKPGAYALERAKGAGIAAYSVVYKDFASKAEYEQAIVRLLEQYQVQLVCLAGYMRLVGEPLLQAFPNRIMNIHPALLPSFPGLHGQRDALNYGVKISGCTVHFVDEGMDTGPIILQAAVPVLDDDTEETLAARILEQEHKLYPAAIKLFAEGRLEIQGRRVLVKDKE
- the purM gene encoding phosphoribosylformylglycinamidine cyclo-ligase — protein: MTDKKIQPLTYASAGVDIEAGNRAVSLMKQAVRSTFRPGVLADLGGFGGLFALDVKKYQEPVLVSGTDGVGTKLRVAQLTNRHNTIGIDAVAMCVNDILVQGAEPLFFLDYLAVGKLVPERVADIVGGVAEGCRQAGCALIGGETAEMPGFYGEDEYDIAGFAVGVVDRQKIIDGSTIEAGDVVIGLPSSGLHSNGYSLARKALLEVAGYKVTSYVEALGRTVGEELITPTRIYVRAVLPLLAKYTIKGMAHITGGGLTENIPRVLPAGVKVVLDRKTWPVLPIFQLIQQIGQVDEAEMLRTFNMGIGMVLVVPPAEAESIRQELASQGEQAYLIGKVAEGSPAVEYIGA
- the purF gene encoding amidophosphoribosyltransferase, which codes for MSNAAVEAIVLPDKPVEECGVFGIYGAGLDVAKLTYYGLYALQHRGQESAGIAVANGQRVELQKGMGLVAEVFTGHSLDKLTGHVAIGHVRYSTTGGSQPLNAQPLVFRYAKGMIGLAHNGNLTNVGELRSQLAYSGSVFQSSTDSEVLVNLIARYNANSLEEALMKCMIDVKGAYSLLVITEDSLYAARDPHGFRPLCLGRLGQGYVVASESCALTTVGATFIRDLEPGEIIRIDGDGLSSTQGLRAKNPAHCIFEYIYFARPDSTMDGFNVNRVRREMGRQLAREYQVEADIVIPVPDSGVAAARGYAEEAGIPFEEGLMKNRYIGRTFIQPTQQMREIGVRLKLNAIREVLEGKRVVMVDDSIVRGTTSQKLVAMLREAGAKEVHLCISSPPVLRSCYYGIDTSDEQELIAAQKPLEEIRKTIQADGLHYLSKDGLLDIFAPKQNCFCTACFDGSYPVEIPKSKDGGKYILE